A single region of the Silene latifolia isolate original U9 population chromosome 8, ASM4854445v1, whole genome shotgun sequence genome encodes:
- the LOC141596862 gene encoding uncharacterized protein LOC141596862 gives MSNQPQPRPWFRLGSLARPTQPLVPPPAPAPSFRPQMQPPSALLPRPTLTRPTFRPPVGTQPQPGQDAAPPLQPPRTLAPPPPLPSVTRAPIAPPLTPSSVSSPKPLPRIATRSAVTRKSPPTSPTSQRSPLPSPATQKSPLASPVTQKSPLASPITQKSPLTSPVIQKSPLASPVTQKSPYASPVTQKSPPPVSPVPQRSPLTSPVNQKYSSPSPSSLPPSPKQGTQSPPPWVPSSPAMKQEVAKSVSASPFPKPASPYANKIVSPTLPSSLKPSNGFVSAAINPPVPSPRAAKPLPETPPESPKIKSALHSPPSFSLPPSQFNSGGEYERKIPAISEQKTVLKPHDNIYVKPKEQDIKRASDSDETGLRVITICGENKGAIMELGYSPRRQGDPHKLRSDGELSEGNSSNEGRSKMQGRNHNARARSSMPTHTFMNSNVQGINSSIVFNSTLSHHDPGVHLSLSRKPVKGHHKEHSNGLHVFHKEAANRFSD, from the coding sequence ATGTCAAACCAGCCTCAGCCTCGTCCATGGTTCCGTCTGGGCTCCCTAGCTCGGCCGACTCAACCACTGGTCCCTCCTCCTGCCCCAGCCCCAAGTTTTCGGCCTCAAATGCAACCGCCTTCTGCTCTTTTGCCTAGACCAACCTTGACCCGACCCACATTTAGGCCTCCTGTTGGTACCCAGCCTCAGCCAGGTCAAGATGCTGCTCCGCCTCTTCAACCTCCCAGAACTCTTGCTCCACCACCTCCACTGCCATCAGTTACCCGTGCTCCTATTGCGCCACCACTGACACCTTCCTCCGTGAGCTCGCCAAAACCACTTCCTAGAATTGCTACAAGATCTGCTGTCACTCGAAAATCTCCTCCCACATCTCCCACCTCTCAGAGATCACCTCTGCCATCTCCGGCCACTCAGAAATCTCCTCTTGCATCTCCCGTCACTCAGAAATCTCCTCTTGCATCCCCCATCACTCAGAAATCTCCTCTTACTTCTCCTGTCATCCAGAAATCTCCTCTTGCATCTCCTGTCACTCAAAAATCTCCTTACGCATCTCCTGTGACTCAGAAATCTCCTCCTCCTGTGTCTCCCGTCCCTCAGAGATCTCCTCTCACATCTCCTGTAAATCAGAAATACTCTTCTCCATCACCATCTTCACTACCTCCATCTCCTAAACAAGGAACTCAATCGCCTCCACCTTGGGTCCCGTCTTCCCCTGCCATGAAACAAGAGGTAGCTAAATCAGTGTCAGCTTCTCCATTTCCAAAACCCGCTTCTCCTTATGCAAACAAAATAGTTTCTCCCACATTACCATCTTCTCTGAAACCTTCAAATGGCTTTGTCAGTGCGGCCATTAACCCGCCAGTGCCATCACCAAGAGCAGCTAAACCTCTTCCAGAGACTCCTCCTGAGTCGCCCAAGATTAAATCCGCTCTTCATTCCCCTCCTTCATTTTCCCTGCCCCCTTCACAATTTAATTCAGGCGGAGAATATGAAAGAAAGATTCCTGCCATATCTGAGCAGAAAACAGTTCTAAAACCACATGACAATATATATGTGAAACCTAAAGAGCAAGATATTAAAAGGGCTTCTGACTCTGATGAGACGGGCCTAAGAGTTATAACGATTTGTGGTGAAAACAAAGGTGCTATCATGGAACTCGGGTACTCTCCCAGAAGACAGGGTGACCCTCATAAGCTTAGAAGTGATGGGGAGTTATCTGAAGGAAACTCAAGCAATGAGGGAAGGTCTAAGATGCAAGGTAGAAATCATAATGCAAGGGCGAGATCGTCAATGCCAACTCATACATTCATGAATAGCAACGTCCAGGGTATTAATAGCTCCATTGTATTTAACAGTACATTGTCTCACCATGACCCCGGTGTCCACCTTTCTCTCAGTCGAAAGCCAGTAAAAGGTCACCATAAggaacattcaaatggacttcaCGTCTTCCACAAGGAAGCAGCAAATCGGTTCTCCGATTAA